A window from Dehalococcoidia bacterium encodes these proteins:
- a CDS encoding methylmalonyl-CoA mutase family protein — protein sequence MSDQELNRWKQNTYDPAKAKFPERKSSFLSESEIPIEPLYYGESPDEKIGFPGEYPYTRGVQPSMYRGRFWTMRQYAGFSTPEDSNSRYRHLLSQGQTGLSVAFDLPTQTGYDADHNMAYGEIGKVGVPVSTLADMEILFDEIPLSDVTTSMTINATAPMLLALYLAVAHKQGVPHEKVGGTTQNDILKEYIARGTYIFPPKQSMRLITDMFSYCAKEVPLWNTISISGYHMREAGATAPQELAFTLSNGMAYVQSAIDAGLNVDEFADRLSFFFVAHNNIFEEAAKFRAARRMWADIMKNHFKAKNPRSWVLRFHTQTAGVTLQAQQPEVNVIRTTLQALAAVLGGTQSLHVNSKDEALGLPTEESATLALRTQQVLANESGVADTIDPLGGSYFVENLTNTIEQQSREYMEIINKLGGAVAAIEKGFQKKAIEDSAYKHLKLVESGERVIVGVNAFTNDFDEQVKLQVIPKDAAERQIKRLKQVREERDNSACEAALKRLQDSARSTTNVMPAILECVQAYTSLGEICDTLRNEFGTYRSEAANLL from the coding sequence ATGAGCGATCAGGAACTCAATCGATGGAAACAAAACACCTATGACCCTGCCAAGGCTAAATTTCCTGAGAGAAAGTCAAGTTTTCTATCAGAGTCTGAAATTCCAATTGAGCCGCTTTACTACGGAGAAAGTCCCGACGAAAAAATAGGGTTCCCAGGCGAATACCCTTATACCCGGGGGGTTCAGCCGTCTATGTACCGAGGTAGGTTCTGGACAATGCGTCAATACGCCGGGTTCTCGACGCCAGAAGACTCCAATTCAAGATATAGGCATCTACTGTCCCAAGGTCAAACTGGCCTTTCTGTGGCGTTTGACCTACCTACCCAGACGGGATACGACGCAGATCATAATATGGCTTATGGAGAAATCGGGAAGGTTGGAGTTCCCGTTTCTACTCTTGCTGATATGGAAATATTGTTTGATGAGATACCTCTCAGTGACGTGACCACATCCATGACGATTAACGCCACCGCACCAATGCTCTTAGCTCTCTACCTTGCAGTAGCACATAAGCAAGGGGTTCCTCATGAAAAAGTGGGAGGCACTACGCAAAATGATATTTTGAAAGAGTATATCGCTAGAGGCACTTACATTTTTCCTCCAAAGCAATCAATGCGCTTAATTACCGATATGTTTTCATACTGCGCTAAAGAAGTTCCTCTTTGGAATACTATAAGTATCAGTGGCTATCATATGCGAGAGGCTGGGGCAACAGCACCTCAAGAGTTAGCTTTCACACTCTCCAATGGAATGGCTTATGTACAAAGCGCGATTGATGCGGGGCTAAATGTTGACGAATTCGCGGATCGGCTTTCTTTCTTTTTCGTCGCGCACAATAATATTTTCGAGGAAGCTGCAAAATTTAGAGCCGCTCGAAGAATGTGGGCCGATATAATGAAAAATCATTTCAAAGCAAAAAATCCAAGATCATGGGTATTAAGATTTCATACTCAAACTGCGGGGGTTACTCTTCAAGCCCAACAACCTGAAGTCAATGTTATTCGAACCACGCTTCAGGCCTTAGCTGCCGTACTTGGTGGGACCCAATCACTGCACGTTAATTCAAAAGATGAAGCTCTTGGACTACCTACAGAAGAGTCAGCCACGCTTGCGCTTCGAACACAACAAGTGTTAGCCAATGAGTCCGGCGTAGCTGATACGATTGACCCTCTGGGGGGGTCCTATTTCGTAGAAAATCTCACCAATACTATCGAGCAACAATCGCGAGAATACATGGAAATAATTAATAAATTGGGCGGAGCAGTTGCAGCAATTGAAAAAGGATTTCAAAAAAAAGCAATCGAAGATTCTGCATACAAGCATCTAAAATTAGTAGAGAGTGGTGAAAGGGTAATTGTTGGAGTTAATGCCTTCACCAATGACTTCGATGAGCAGGTTAAACTACAAGTAATACCTAAAGATGCTGCGGAGCGACAGATAAAGCGTCTGAAACAAGTACGTGAAGAACGCGATAATTCAGCCTGTGAAGCAGCATTGAAGCGATTACAAGATTCTGCACGAAGCACAACAAACGTCATGCCTGCAATACTTGAGTGTGTTCAGGCTTACACCTCTCTTGGTGAAATTTGTGACACGCTAAGGAACGAATTTGGAACATACCGCTCGGAAGCTGCTAATTTGCTTTAG
- a CDS encoding aromatic ring-hydroxylating dioxygenase subunit alpha, translated as MLSALDNERLTQVGPGTPMGELMRRYWHPFAAATELDGKPTKSVRLLGEDLVVYKDKSGTLGLIERFCPHRRVDLSYGIPEENGLRCMYHGWMMDETGQCIEQPFEETVRPDGRFKEKVKVAGYPVQEMGGLLWAYMGPTPAPLIPMWEPFTYENGFSDIGIAELPCNWLQCQENSHDPVHLEWLHGYWGVQQQREKAVALGAEEDLSPILPRNHKKIGFTEFEHGIIKRRVVEGTTEDDHDWKVGHPALFPNILFVGDGVKCNFQFRTPVDDETTLHITWFFYKAAPGTTLPKQEKVPHFIVPIYDNAGNLIPDLVNHQDFVAWITQGSNADRVGEKLGESDRGIILLRKQLSDQMQIVEDGGDPMNVIRDPSKNKCIELPLERWPSLQEVSRISKYFTAQAGESDQLKEDIQSVLSSWDQHAEEIIASNRG; from the coding sequence ATGCTTTCTGCATTAGATAATGAACGACTCACGCAAGTGGGGCCTGGCACTCCAATGGGTGAATTAATGCGCCGTTACTGGCATCCCTTCGCAGCTGCTACAGAATTAGACGGAAAACCGACTAAGTCCGTGCGTCTTTTGGGTGAAGACCTAGTCGTTTATAAAGATAAATCTGGAACTCTTGGGCTTATTGAGCGATTTTGTCCTCATCGAAGAGTCGATCTTTCGTATGGAATCCCCGAAGAAAATGGACTTAGATGCATGTATCACGGGTGGATGATGGACGAAACCGGGCAGTGCATTGAACAGCCCTTTGAAGAAACAGTAAGGCCTGACGGCAGATTTAAAGAAAAAGTTAAAGTTGCTGGATATCCAGTTCAGGAAATGGGAGGTCTCCTATGGGCATACATGGGTCCGACCCCTGCGCCCTTAATTCCAATGTGGGAACCGTTCACCTACGAAAACGGTTTTTCTGACATAGGGATAGCTGAGCTTCCATGCAATTGGCTGCAATGCCAAGAAAACTCGCATGACCCAGTTCATCTTGAATGGTTACACGGATATTGGGGGGTCCAACAGCAACGTGAAAAGGCCGTAGCCCTAGGTGCAGAGGAAGATTTAAGCCCGATACTGCCACGTAACCACAAAAAAATAGGGTTTACTGAATTTGAACATGGAATAATTAAACGTCGTGTAGTAGAAGGTACAACCGAAGATGATCATGACTGGAAGGTAGGACATCCCGCATTATTCCCAAACATTCTGTTTGTGGGTGACGGGGTTAAATGCAACTTCCAATTCAGAACCCCCGTAGATGACGAAACTACTCTGCACATCACCTGGTTCTTCTACAAGGCAGCTCCAGGTACTACTCTACCTAAGCAGGAAAAAGTTCCGCATTTTATTGTTCCCATATATGACAATGCGGGGAATTTAATCCCGGATTTAGTCAATCATCAAGATTTCGTGGCATGGATAACCCAAGGTTCTAATGCAGATCGAGTGGGTGAAAAACTAGGGGAATCCGATAGAGGGATAATCCTGCTTCGCAAGCAACTCAGCGACCAAATGCAAATTGTCGAAGACGGCGGAGATCCGATGAATGTCATTCGCGATCCCAGTAAAAATAAATGCATTGAATTGCCCTTAGAAAGATGGCCTTCACTCCAAGAAGTGAGCAGGATATCCAAATATTTCACAGCGCAAGCGGGTGAAAGTGATCAACTAAAAGAAGATATCCAGTCAGTTCTCTCAAGCTGGGATCAACATGCCGAAGAAATTATTGCGAGCAATCGCGGATAA
- a CDS encoding amidohydrolase, with product MSKNGFLVFDSDMHIMEPPDLWQKYIDEKYKVHAPIGLTSENVRDLRVTWPEDGDKATPGGINRLGHNYERNQKLYKTDSERGWVSQVQLEAMDTEGIDVAVMFPSRGLSVLTRPNMDTEFAAAIARAYNDWMYDFCSLDPNRMYGAGMISVYDIDDAVKETRRAVNELGFKAVFVRSNVVIGKPWHDPYFEPLWNVLEELDIPIGFHEATGSMSKQAGEHFDNFMLRRIYSQPFEQMMGMGSFIGGGILEKHPELRVAFLEANCAWLPWLLWRVEEAHERELDAYMPELTISPTELFKRQCWVSVEPDEEPAKYAIDYVGSDQLVFSTDYPHGDSRYPEAVDAFMELGISDEDKRKILWDNCARFYKVEAPMLAAPKA from the coding sequence ATGTCTAAAAATGGATTTTTGGTTTTCGACAGTGATATGCACATCATGGAGCCACCAGACCTTTGGCAAAAGTACATTGATGAAAAATACAAAGTGCATGCCCCTATAGGCCTAACATCTGAAAACGTAAGAGACCTAAGGGTTACTTGGCCTGAGGACGGCGATAAAGCCACGCCTGGTGGTATTAATAGATTGGGGCACAATTACGAACGTAATCAAAAACTCTATAAAACTGACTCTGAACGTGGATGGGTTTCCCAAGTACAACTTGAAGCAATGGACACTGAGGGCATTGATGTAGCAGTAATGTTTCCAAGCAGAGGATTAAGTGTGCTTACTCGCCCTAACATGGACACTGAGTTCGCTGCGGCTATAGCAAGGGCATATAACGACTGGATGTACGATTTTTGCTCGCTAGATCCTAACCGTATGTATGGGGCAGGAATGATTTCGGTTTATGACATCGATGACGCCGTCAAAGAAACCAGGCGGGCTGTAAATGAATTGGGCTTTAAAGCAGTTTTTGTTCGATCAAATGTTGTGATCGGAAAGCCATGGCATGATCCGTATTTCGAGCCCTTGTGGAATGTCCTTGAAGAGCTAGATATACCCATCGGGTTTCATGAAGCTACTGGGTCGATGTCTAAACAAGCAGGAGAGCATTTTGACAATTTCATGCTCAGGCGTATCTACTCCCAGCCCTTCGAGCAAATGATGGGTATGGGTAGTTTCATAGGCGGGGGAATATTGGAAAAACATCCTGAACTTAGAGTAGCGTTCTTGGAAGCCAATTGTGCTTGGCTACCATGGCTACTTTGGCGCGTAGAAGAGGCACATGAAAGAGAATTAGATGCTTACATGCCAGAGCTGACAATATCTCCAACTGAGCTGTTTAAAAGGCAATGCTGGGTATCTGTAGAACCTGATGAAGAACCGGCAAAATATGCCATCGACTACGTTGGGAGTGACCAACTTGTATTTTCTACTGATTATCCACATGGTGATTCCCGATACCCAGAGGCAGTTGATGCGTTCATGGAACTCGGGATTTCAGATGAGGACAAGCGAAAAATTTTATGGGACAACTGCGCAAGGTTTTACAAAGTTGAAGCGCCTATGCTTGCTGCACCCAAAGCCTAA
- a CDS encoding Lrp/AsnC family transcriptional regulator, which produces MDGRATHAEMARQLEVSEGTVRRRLSKLLEDRIIRVLAMAEPEQLGFHTSAFIGLQVDPSRVEGVANELVNLPETEHVAITTGSYDIFIWVNLASSEALASFLHHKVGTVEGVRQTETFVSLETRKRTAGPGLPN; this is translated from the coding sequence ATTGATGGTAGGGCGACACATGCTGAAATGGCACGCCAGCTAGAAGTCAGCGAAGGGACTGTAAGGCGCAGGCTTTCGAAGCTTCTTGAGGATAGAATTATCAGAGTGCTAGCTATGGCTGAACCTGAGCAATTGGGTTTTCACACATCCGCCTTTATAGGCCTTCAAGTAGACCCCTCACGTGTAGAAGGCGTTGCAAATGAGTTGGTTAACTTGCCTGAAACGGAGCATGTAGCTATTACAACTGGCAGCTATGACATTTTCATTTGGGTAAATCTGGCTAGCTCTGAGGCCCTTGCTTCATTCTTGCATCATAAAGTTGGTACTGTTGAAGGAGTGAGGCAAACGGAAACCTTTGTTAGCTTGGAGACCCGAAAGCGAACAGCTGGACCAGGTTTGCCAAATTAA